CtttaaaatgtatttttttcctATCTAAActgaaattaaaaatgaaaacagCAAGAAAAACCAAAGATGCAAAGATTGACCTCTCCCCGAAGGAGATCAAGCACAACTTCCTTCAAATGCTTTAGCTCTTCCACACTTTCAAAGGCTTCTCCAATAAAGGAAATGAAGGGTTTAGACCCTACTTTCGGAGCAAGCTTCTTGTCGAAGGTGAATGACTCCATGGGTTTGAAATTCTCAACTCCAACCTCGACAAGATCATATACATGATGATCATATGTGCGGCCAATAACAAGATTGTCAGGCCGTTTCTTTGAGTGTGAGCCATACTGCATATACAAGCCAAACTATATATTGAAATAGATacttataaagaaaaaaaaaagtcactagcatgagaaaatgaaaaatctccAAGAAATCAATATGGCATTTCATGAATGTGGCAACCGTGTGTAACAAAATCTTTGTAACAATAGCTTATTCTGCACAATATTAACTTCAATTGGAATGCAATCCAAAATCATAAAGCACCATCCAAACTAATACATCTTAAAcgaataaaaatcaaaataaccaGAAGAGGACATTATTGTAATGATGTAATCATTAAGTGGAGGAAACCAAAACATCAACTGATTCAGTTGGGAGTATGGCTGCACAGTGAAACAGAATGCGGCATACCTGATCTGAATAAAGCatatggaaaaaaatataaaagaaaatatctaattgagcaaaatattgaacaccagaaaaaaaaaaaaaaaaaaaaaaaaaacacacaaaacaaCCACAAAGGAATCAACCCTGATGACTATAATTCTCAAGCAAAAAACCCATCTTTAAACTATTTCACACAACAAAACATCTTACACAAAGTTCTGCCTTATTTTCATCAATTTGGCTTACCACAAAAATGCTGCAATCAGTTTTGAGAGAGAAGAACTCCAATGAAGTCTCACCGCCACTTTCAAATGGTCTTATATTATCGTTCTTACGGGTATATCTGATAGCACTGTCCCTCTTCAAATGATATATTCCTTTCAATACGTCATTCAACGTACCACTCGTTTTTGTACCTTGAAGTATCAGTGTTTTCTTCCCTGTTTCAACCTTTATTTAAGCATCAAAACACATAAAGAATTACCTTTAGTCATAATCTCTTTCCCGAAAATCAAACAGCAAAAGAAAATATAGCAGGATTACAGAACTCACAAGTTTCGGAGCCCGTTTCTCAAGCTCGCGCCTGATTTTCCCTTTCTTTGGTGTTTTTACCTTCAACATGATTAATTGACTACAGGTTATCTGAAATCACAAAGAAGGAAGACATTTTAATACATATATTGACAGATAAacaatatttacatatatttaaaTACAAGTAATGTTCTTCTTTTCCGTTCAAAATAGAGAGAAGCAAAGTACTAGTCATCGGCAACTGACGATGCAAAGCAATGATGGAGACCAAAATAATTTGCGATTCAAGCAAACACGGGGACTTAACTACTATTTTAAGCAGCAGATGGAAGGTGACAAAAGGCGACGGTGTAGAAGAAAAAAGCTTACACTATAACAGCGAAGAAGAACCGCCGGAGGGGCACTCGAGGTGACGGCGACGAGGAATAAGAAGGTCCCCGTACAAGAAGGCGAACGAGGCTCAATATACTATCTCAAAGAAAATAGTTCGCATTAGGGTTTTGTTTCTTGATTCAGTTGGAGGGGCTACGGGGTTCAGGCTTTCAGCTATGAATATGGGTCCATTAATGATAAAAGTGGCCCGATATATGGGCCGGCACGTGGCCTCTCTTCGTATTAAATTATGGGCTGGAGTTGTTGGTCATATCATAGATGTAGGCCTTATCCATCTCTTAATTAGGGCTGACATAGTAGCCAATCCAAACCCAATTTAAGTCAGGGCTTGGCCCAATATCCAACCCACACAACTAGGCTGCGTCCCTCTCTGCAACGACGCTCGGTTGTCTCAAAACTCCCAATAACGAGCTTCACTCACTCCACATAAGCTCTCAGGATCTCGGATCCTAAAAGCTGTATATTGTTTCTATATTGTCGTATCAATTTCATAATCTCTTTGTATTTGTAATAAGGTTAGGGTTTTATCTTGACCTGATTCCCTTTGTAACATTCAGATTTAGGGATTTACGAATTTgttttagatttttatttttttcccttagtCTTTGAATAATGAAATTAAGCCGTTGTTAGGAGACATCTTTGAatcgtgtttttttttcttttgatgattacCTAATGAAATTTACGTTGTAATATAATTTGGATGAGGGATTAGGAATTAAGGTTAGGGTTTTGATTGTTTCGGTTCGTTGATGGAAATGGAGAGTTCACGTAGATTGTTTGATAGATCGAGAGAGCTCGGCGTAAAGAAACCACGAATTGAAGAGCCGAACCCTAACGGTCATGGCCGGCCCTTCTTGCAGAGACCAGTAACTCCTGCTACCGGACCAACGGCTAGGTACAGATCTGCTGATAGAGACTCGGATAGCAATGATTCAAACCGCGGGGGCGCGTATCACCCACAGCCGCCACAGCAGCTACATCAGGAGCTTGTGACCCAGTACAAGACTGCGCTCGCGGAGCTCACTTTCAATTCCAAACCTATAATTACTAACTTGACTATTATAGCGGGCGAGAATCTCCTTGCAGCCAAGGCCATCACTGCCACTATTTGCGCTCATATTCTTGAGGTGAATCCAGTTTTACACTGTATCACTGTTTTCTTGTTTAAATTAACAATTGTAATAGTCttatagcaaaaaaaaattagaacttGTTACTGAGTGTGTGAAATAGCGTTTTAGTTTATGCTGTTGCGTCGTGTTAAAAAAGTGGTCAAATACTCAAATTGTAAGAGTGTAACTGGAGTTAATGGAATCTTTTGGAGTAATTTCTGGTGTTTTATGGTCTGCACTTATTTTCCTTGTTCATGGAATGCTGATATGTGCATAGCGATGTGGTTATTGGTTCAATGCCACTTAAAAGTGATTAGTGATGGGTGGATCTATTTTTTAACGAGCAGTTTAAGCTATGAGAGTGATGTGAGCCAGTTCTAAATCGATGGATTCTGCAATCTGTTTAAATACGAGGCTGTTTTTTGTTGCAGATGCATCCAATTTGTTGGGCTAAGCCCACTCCTTGTATTCCGCCATGTTAGAGTGAAGATCGAGGAGTTCTTATGGGCAGTGTCTTCTAACGTTAAAAATTCTCTATGTAAAATGCCACCATTTTGTTGGAGCTTTGAGTGTGAATTCATAGTGCCattcatctatggagatgatTCTATTCCATGTATTTTAAGTGATTTATCATAGTGTATATTTTACAAActtttatattggattaaaatggcCATAGTTATGCTTATACTGGTGGCAACTCTGATCAATCATTATGAttctgggaaaaaaaagagagctcTGGTTGAGCATCAGACAAACATCTAATTGGAAGAAGTTCTTCTCAAAATATGTTCTTGTAAGCTGTTCTTCATACTCTTAAAAACAAGAGATAGTATAGTAATCTGCTTGTCTAATGATCCCCCCTGCCCCCCACTTTTTCTGCTGGTCTTTTCCTTTTGTGTCTTTGTGGTTGTAGACTTTCTTTTGGTTGTTTGGAGATTTTTTGAAGGTCAGCTTGTAAATGGTGATGATGCTTCAGAGTTTGACTTAGTTGGGATCAGAAGAGCATCAGTGGATACTTATTCCTGTGAAGGAGATGAAGCAAATGAAATTTATGAATGAACTAGCCATCTATAATGGGGCCATTACTGAAATTATTGACAATGATACCATTGACAAGGAAGAATCAGAATCTACAATTCAGAACACTTATGCCAGAGATGGGATCGGGATGTCTTCCCTGATGTTTGTAACATGTGATTTTTTGTGCTAGTAGGAAGAATCTTTATTTTTGGTTCTTTGATTTGGGTGTCTGCAACATAAATACTTGATTATGTTTTGCTGTAATTTTACTATATTCTGCAGATTGTGTGCCAATGTGGCTCTAGTGTATTGAAAAAATGAATGGGTCTATCAAGGCATACTTAATTACTAGTGGGTGTAGAGTGTCACTTTTTGATGTCATTTGCTGTTATTTCATACAAAACTGTGAAGTCCTTTCGTTCACTTGGGGATGAATTGGAGTTGGGGGGATCAAGGTGGTTCTGCTGATTAGCCATCACTCATCCCTCTTAATTTGTGTCTGGAGCAATTTGGCCATTGCCTATGAATTCTGATCGTAAAAGTAAATTTGCAGGTTCCCAGTGAGCAAAAGCTGCCATCCCTGTATCTGTTAGACAGTATTGTGAAGAATATTGGGAGGGATTACATCAAATATTTTGCTGCCCGACTACCTGAGGTCAGGTTCTTACTTTATTTTGGGCTTTCGTAATTTGTGCTAATATGATAAGTCATACAAATACGGATAGATACTTTGTGTATCCCCAGAGACTTTTGAGAATTCTATCCTATAGAGTTTGAAATTGGATCTCGTTTGTGTAAATTTTATCCCATAATGATCTTGACCATCCTCATTGGTAGTTTTCACTCACCGAGGACCTACTTCATGTCAGATATGCATATAATTCCTTGCTAGTCCTGTTTGTCATTCATATTATTATCATCCACGACTTTTTTTACTTTAGTCACAAGAACTTTGTTGCCAATATTTTCCGCCTTTTTAGGTATTCATCAAGGCATTCAGGCATGTTGATTCTCCTGTTCATCAAAGTATGCGGCATTTGTTTGGGACATGGAAAGGGGTTTTTCCTCCTCAGACACTTCAAATGATTGAGAAAGAACTTGGCTTTACTCCTTTGGTTAACGGTTCATCTATAGGAGCTgcatctagacttgattcacagTCGCAACGTCCACCACATAGCACTCATGTAAATCCCAAGTATTTGGAAAAGCAGCGCCTTCAGCAGTCAAGCAGGGTGAGTGATGATTCACAGTGGCACCAATCCTTAATGTCTCAAGTGGTAGTTGTTCATAAGGTTGTGCCTGTTGtatttagaagtttaagttgttcaTATTCACTTATTCGATTATTTGATATTACAGGgatggtttttcaaatttttaccAATTACCAGTAAGGATATTGTTTTGTGTATATCTCCATGTAGCTCTCTCACTTTCTGATCATCACATAGAAAAATAACATGTTAAAAGAGCCTTTATGTTGGTCAGATGGTGCAATCTCAGTCTTTCTTTCAGGAGGAAAAAGCATACACATTGATTCTGGCAAATAAATGAGTGGATTTCTGGTAGACGTTTAATTTGTGCTTGTGGTGTATCATAGTGAATAGTTGTGAGGCTGAAATTGCTAATTTGGTGCTGAATGGTTACATGGTGTGCTTGAGAGACAGCCACTGTTTTTCAGTACAACTGGAATTTAATATGTACTAATTATCTTTCTGCTGACTGGTTCTATCTGATGAAGGCCAAAGGAATGCCTAATGACATCACGGGTGGTATTGCTGGCTCAACTGAGGAAATGGAGAAGTCAGACAGAGCATCCACCATTACTTCTCGCCCATGGGCAGATCCTCGGATCAAAATGCAGGTATGTGAATGCTTGTtgtatgtttttgtttattACATGCTAATTACCATATCTTTTTCTCATGCCGTGGTCATATTTTCAGAATATTCAGCGTTCTCAAAAAGACGCATTAAGTGATAGTGCTGCATATGGGGACTTTGAATACAGCTCTGATCTTTCAAGGCCTTCAGGCTTGGGGATCGGCAGAACCAGTGGAAGGGTTATGGAGCAGGGGCATGACAAATCTTTGCATGGATCTAGCAGTAGTGCTTCAGGGACAATATCTGGTCAAAGGAATGGTTTCAATGCCAAGCAATGGTTACCTAGTTATTCAAGTCTTAAATCTGTAAATGTTGATTTGCATCCAAAGCCAGCTCAAAGCATTGTTGGTAGGACCAGCAGTGGACTGTCTAGTAGCTGGAAGAATTCTGAGGAAGAGGAGTTCATGTGGGAAATGCACTCTAGGGTTGCAGATCATGATATAGCTAGTCTCTCCACGAACTCAAGGAAAGATCATTGGGCTCCTCATGATTCAGAAAAATTGGTAAGCATGCAGGATGATACCCTTAAAATTTAGGACTTCATTCTTTTATTTGATTCTTTATTTCTCGTTCAATCATGGTATTGGTAAAAATGGTGACTAATCGAAAATATTACAGAGTGCTGACAATCTTTATGATGTGTTCCTTGGTCAATATTGTCTTTGATGTCTTAAAGTTGTTTTAGATTTCAGGATAAGTGTATTTGAAATAAGATTTTACTTCTATGTAGTGGCATACTCATGCCAAATTGTGTTTCTGGGAAGTGCAATGTGATGCTAACCTAATATTTTTCATGGAAAGTACTAGCAATGATAAGCCAATTACCTTCACCTTGGTGTGGGATAGAAACTTCTGTTTGGTGTTTTTAGGGGTTTGCGTACATCCTGCCTATCCCCAACCCTCTACAGCAGTCTTGTGCATTGGAGTTGTTTACTTTGAGTTGGGATGAGCTGACGAAGCTAAAATTTTTGAAACACCATTGTTCAGAAAGGCagaatcccttttttttttattattgttctgATTTATTTTTGTGCAAAATCAAGCTTAACTGGATTATGCCTTTACAGACATGCTCCCTTGTCTCATATTTTCTTCAAGTTCATCCAAACTTCTCATTCATTAAGTTCTTTTGTGAAAAGATTGAATGGGGTACAcacatattttcttttttgattttatgCACAAGACCTATGCTTATAGTAACCTGAGGGAGCAGTTCATGGATGAGAGTTTGAGAATTGGTGCCGATCAATTCTGTATCTGGTTTTCCAAAGGTTTAATTGATTTATCTTATAGACTTTTTTTCTCATCATCCATGCACAGGGATATGAAAGCCACCTCCGGAAACCACATGGTGCACATGATGTTGGGTCaaaatttgagagagaaaactCAGCTGATTCACTACCTAATGAACAGAAAGAACAAGCCACATATGGCCATCAAATGCTGTCACCATGGAGATCACAGGAGTCACACTCAGTGGAAGGGCTTATCAGTTCTGGGAATCGTATTATTAATTCTAGTCATTCTCAAAGCTATTCTGCATCTTTTGGTGAGTTGGCGACAAATTCAGGTTATTTATCCAGGGTAGGAGATCAGCAGCAAATGGGTTCATCTCATATTGGAGCCTTAGGCTTTGGCTTCCTTGGAACCTTAGCGCAACCACGATTTCAGCCTCTTGGAGGTGCATCACCATCTGGACAGTCACCCATTCACCAGCATCCTCCCTCACCTTCATTTCCAGAACGCCGTGGGCATGAACAATTGCAAAGTATCACTGAGCAAGACCATCAACTAGCTCAGCCAGTGCCTCGTCCCGACTTCAGAGCTTCTCAGTTTACGAGGCAGTTGGCTGGTAACCAATCCACCAAAGAGCCTTCTACAGTATTGCCTTCTGATATTCTACACAGTAACTTGCAAAAGTCACAACCTCAGGACTTACGAGATTCATCTTCTTCAGATCAGACTCAAAGGCCACCCTCAACTATTGTAAATTCTGCGTCAGACCATTCAGATCCTCTTGCTGCTAATACATCAGGACAATTGAGCACGAGTTGTTTATTGGCAGAAGTCATGAAAAGTGGAATTTTCTCAAACAACGCAATTACTGTTAACAACCCAAATAGGGGTTCTTTGGATACTCTGCAGGTGCTGTCAAAACCAAATATTCAACCTCCTCTGACAAGAGGGCCTACCCCAACATCAGCTGCCTCAGATATTTCTGAGACAAAGGTGGAACGGCCACCATTGTCACTTGGTCCAGCACCTTCATCATCACAAACTTCTGATGTGGTGAGTCAGACCCCCGATCCCATTTCAAATCTGTTGAGCTCTTTAGTAGCAAAGGGTTTGATATCTGCATCAAAGATGGAGACTTCAACTACCATGTCATCTCAAACGCCCTCTCAACTGAAGGGCATGGACTCAGTCACTGTTACCCCAATCTCTACTCCAGTTACTTCAGTTCCAACTTCCTTAGTTGCTTCTCATTTGTCTATTGTGGATGAAACTTCTGTTTCAGAACCTACTGGCAATAGCTCTGATTCCTTACCTCAATCCTCCAAAATTCGGGTAGAAAATACCATAGGTTTACAGTTTAAGCCTGATCTAATTCGAGAAATGCATCCAAATGTGATCAATGAATTATTCGATGACCTTCTGCATTGTTGCAGCTTATGTGGCCTTCGACTTAGACTAAGAGAACAACTGGATAGACATTTGGAATGGCATGCTTCACTTAAGGCACCCGAACCAAGTGGTTTAAGTAGGGTATCGAGGGGATGGTATTCAAATTCGGAGGACTGGATTTATGGGCGGCAAAGACTTCCCTTGGTTTCTGATTCTGCAGTTCCCATAGAAGAGTCTGAGGAGGGAACAGATGAGAATGCAGCATTGGTTCCTGCAGATGAAAATCAGTGCGTATgtgttttgtgtggtgagctgtttgaagattttttttgcCAAGAAAGAAATGGATGGATGTTCAAAGGAGCAGTGTATTTCACTCGTCCATTGGGAGATGGTGAGATGGAAACAGCACATGAGAGGGATGGCAATGTTCCCATTGTGCATGAAGATTGTATGTCAAATAATTCAGTTCCTGACTGATCAGGGATATTGTCAAAATGGTAAGGCTTTTTCACTAATCAGACTTGATCCAGTTTGTTCATTTTTGGCGTATTTTGCCTGATGCATTGGCAATATATATCTCTGAACTTCTGCAATTTTTTTGCCTCTTCCTTATGAGTGATTGTTTcttcccttaatttttttcctagGGAAAAGATTCATA
The window above is part of the Tripterygium wilfordii isolate XIE 37 chromosome 3, ASM1340144v1, whole genome shotgun sequence genome. Proteins encoded here:
- the LOC119995094 gene encoding ribosome production factor 2 homolog; this translates as MLKVKTPKKGKIRRELEKRAPKLVETGKKTLILQGTKTSGTLNDVLKGIYHLKRDSAIRYTRKNDNIRPFESGGETSLEFFSLKTDCSIFVYGSHSKKRPDNLVIGRTYDHHVYDLVEVGVENFKPMESFTFDKKLAPKVGSKPFISFIGEAFESVEELKHLKEVVLDLLRGEVAENLNLAGIDRAYVCTAISPNRVFLTHCALRLKKSGTIVPRMELVEIGPSMDLVVRRHRLPNDSLKKEAMKTAKDQHPKKVKNVSKDVIEGKIGRVYIPEQKLQEMVVIDKAKGEKRERRERESKMKKKPEERPSKKAKEGK
- the LOC119991643 gene encoding polyadenylation and cleavage factor homolog 4-like, yielding MEMESSRRLFDRSRELGVKKPRIEEPNPNGHGRPFLQRPVTPATGPTARYRSADRDSDSNDSNRGGAYHPQPPQQLHQELVTQYKTALAELTFNSKPIITNLTIIAGENLLAAKAITATICAHILEVPSEQKLPSLYLLDSIVKNIGRDYIKYFAARLPEVFIKAFRHVDSPVHQSMRHLFGTWKGVFPPQTLQMIEKELGFTPLVNGSSIGAASRLDSQSQRPPHSTHVNPKYLEKQRLQQSSRAKGMPNDITGGIAGSTEEMEKSDRASTITSRPWADPRIKMQNIQRSQKDALSDSAAYGDFEYSSDLSRPSGLGIGRTSGRVMEQGHDKSLHGSSSSASGTISGQRNGFNAKQWLPSYSSLKSVNVDLHPKPAQSIVGRTSSGLSSSWKNSEEEEFMWEMHSRVADHDIASLSTNSRKDHWAPHDSEKLGYESHLRKPHGAHDVGSKFERENSADSLPNEQKEQATYGHQMLSPWRSQESHSVEGLISSGNRIINSSHSQSYSASFGELATNSGYLSRVGDQQQMGSSHIGALGFGFLGTLAQPRFQPLGGASPSGQSPIHQHPPSPSFPERRGHEQLQSITEQDHQLAQPVPRPDFRASQFTRQLAGNQSTKEPSTVLPSDILHSNLQKSQPQDLRDSSSSDQTQRPPSTIVNSASDHSDPLAANTSGQLSTSCLLAEVMKSGIFSNNAITVNNPNRGSLDTLQVLSKPNIQPPLTRGPTPTSAASDISETKVERPPLSLGPAPSSSQTSDVVSQTPDPISNLLSSLVAKGLISASKMETSTTMSSQTPSQLKGMDSVTVTPISTPVTSVPTSLVASHLSIVDETSVSEPTGNSSDSLPQSSKIRVENTIGLQFKPDLIREMHPNVINELFDDLLHCCSLCGLRLRLREQLDRHLEWHASLKAPEPSGLSRVSRGWYSNSEDWIYGRQRLPLVSDSAVPIEESEEGTDENAALVPADENQCVCVLCGELFEDFFCQERNGWMFKGAVYFTRPLGDGEMETAHERDGNVPIVHEDCMSNNSVPD